A genomic segment from Triplophysa dalaica isolate WHDGS20190420 chromosome 22, ASM1584641v1, whole genome shotgun sequence encodes:
- the ccar2 gene encoding cell cycle and apoptosis regulator protein 2 isoform X3, whose protein sequence is MAQRVQTLNGQPFKSPPPLLPSMSTNTKPGILGNKPQPLLKSPKIPPLIPSMQPNPGGMIQMPHHQQMPWNGPFEGWGGGRKRHLEVMGGRRGGRWEDSSGGSWGGDPVHQKRKRWRAVSEDEVPKKSASINIHSRPLFSCFSRDTQSCDPLELQRRYPHLQRPSDLFHLQLSWTESFPPNHPLRLRGPCLFHAGSHKPETAATVSESTDSTFTVRVLLLSTPCLEDFYSLCCNLSKDGQRQKDAVHPTTLFKFMVIDIGGELHLPGGSWSSSTDGAEPVKDSQTLINTAVRCVKHQTDVDLSACTQWHRMAELKYLSEGKTETVVVFLPDVWSLIPTETEWTHLRHEQQNAESTPPEVPSLVFNPAAGVNLSVVCLSSLLELQSTQTRDSCEVSLMAEMFSEMLQRDFGLQLYQCLCSLPQGPSVSPSCHKEDNSTSVEDKAEKTEQQLAKKKATDAIKRRVKETDEQEDTDGISAKEKTEPAEKPLDHVKESQTQTGGGDAQSSMTSDNQTSKDNERPPGWTAELPRKVLLSWTFFDRQLTGSVREQDLLNILLSLGLCISPAQALDLVRKTTVNGICVYRNLCSRWTDTDHADDVIIAEGNKALLPVQPGKEKASARRSSPNHKTDVVNYKGNVINIPNLLRSLESSRTAQHELEKQIAALQSRLEAAEAIDSSSQQDMSQHEELKRNLQKAETLNKTYERSLRENTSKMMSVIEKMQKMVEQTAALTDAEDVKEKM, encoded by the exons ATGGCTCAGAGGGTCCAGACCCTCAACGGACAG CCCTTTAAATCTCCTCCTCCACTGCTGCCGTCCATGTCTACAAACACGAAGCCTGGAATTTTAGGAAATAAACCACAACCACTGTTGAAATCTCCTAAGATCCCACCActgattcccagcatgcagcCAAATCCAG GTGGTATGATCCAGATGCCCCATCATCAGCAGATGCCGTGGAACGGTCCATTTGAAGGTTGGGGCGGGGGGAGAAAGAGACATTTAGAGGTCATGGGTGGACGGAGAGGTGGACGCTG GGAGGACAGCAGCGGAGGTTCGTGGGGAGGAGACCCCGTCCACCAAAAGAGGAAAAGATGGAGGGCCGTCTCAGAGGATGAAGTGCCAAAAAAGAGCGCGTCGATAAACATACACAGCAGGCCTCTCTTCTCCTGCTTCTCCAGGGACAC CCAATCCTGTGACCCTCTGGAGCTGCAGCGGAGGTACCCACACCTGCAGAGGCCCTCAGACCTCTTCCACCTTCAGTTGTCCTGGACCGAGAGTTTCCCTCCCAACCATCCTCTGCGTCTGAGGGGTCCGTGTCTGTTTCACGCGGGGTCACACAAGCCTGAGACTGCAGCAACTGTCAGCGAGTCCACAGATTCCACATTCACCGTGAGG GTTCTGTTACTTTCAACGCCGTGTCTTGAGGACTTTTATTCACTGTGTTGTAATCTCTCAAAGGACGGTCAGAGGCAGAAGGATGCTGTTCACCCCACAACACTGTTTAAG TTTATGGTGATAGACATCGGAGGGGAACTTCATCTCCCGGGGGGTTCCTGGTCATCCAGTACTGATGGAGCAGAGCCTGTGAAGGACAGTCAGACTCTGATCAACACTGCCGTCCGTTGTGTGAAGCATCAGACAGACGTGGACCTCTCAGCCTGCACACAGTG GCATCGGATGGCTGAGCTCAAATATCTGTCTGAAGGAAAAACAGAGACGGTCGTGGTGTTTTTGCCAGATGTGTGGAGTCTGATACCAACAGAGACAGAGTGGACACATTTACGGCATGAACAGCAG AATGCTGAATCGACACCTCCCGAGGTTCCGTCTTTGGTTTTTAATCCAGCTGCTGGTGTGAATCTGTCTGTCGTGTGTCTGTCATCACTGTTGGAATTGCAAAGCACTCAGACGAGAGACAGCTGTGAG GTGAGTCTAATGGCGGAGATGTTCAGCGAGATGCTGCAGAGGGATTTTGGTCTTCAGCTGTATCAGTGTCTCTGCAGTCTGCCGCAGGGTCCTAGTGTCTCCCCCTCCTGCCACAAAGAAGACAACAGCACGTCTGTG GAGGACAAGGCAGAAAAAACTGAACAGCAGCTTGCGAAAAAGAAAGCAACTGATGCTATAAAGAGGAGAGTTAAAGAGACTGATGAGCAGGAAGACACAGATGGGATTTCAGCGAAGGAGAAGACTGAGCCAGCTGAGAAACCATTGGATCATGTGAAAGAGAGTCAAACTCAAACTGGAGGAGGAGACGCTCAGAGCAGCATGACATCGGACAATCAGACGTCTAAAGACAAC GAACGTCCACCAGGTTGGACCGCTGAACTTCCTCGTAAAGTTCTTTTGTCATGGACGTTCTTTGACCGGCAGCTGACAGGAAGTGTCAGAGAGCAAGACCTCCTCAACATCCTGCTCTCTCTTGGCCTGTGTATCAGTCCTGCTCAG GCGCTAGATCTGGTCAGGAAGACAACGGTCAACGGAATTTGTGTCTACAGAAACCTGTGCAGTCGCTGGACAGACACTGATCACgcagatgatgtcatcattgcTGAAG GGAATAAAGCGCTGTTGCCCGTACAGCCCGGCAAAGAGAAAGCCTCCGCCCGCCGCTCTTCTCCCAATCATAAAACGGATGTAGTGAACTACAAAGGGAACGTCATCAACATACCGAATCTGCTGCGGAGCTTGGAGAGCAGCAGAACAGCCCAACATGAACTAGAGAAACAGATCGCCGCGTTACAGTCCAGACTGG AGGCAGCAGAGGCGATAGACTCCTCTAGTCAGCAGGATATGAGCCAACATGAAGAGCTGAAGAGGAATTTACAGAAAGCCGAGACGCTTAACAAAACATACGAGAGGAGTTTGAGAGAGAATACGAGCAAGATGATGTCTGTCATTGAGAAGATGCAGAAAATGGTTGAACAG ACAGCAGCCCTCACAGATGCAGAGGATGTCAAAGAAAAGATGTAG
- the ykt6 gene encoding synaptobrevin homolog YKT6, protein MKLYSLSILHKCSTKANLLKAAYDLSSFSFFQRSSVQEFMTFTSALIVERSALGTRASVKEQEYLCHVYVRNDNLSGVVIADNEYPSRVCFTLLDKVLDEFSKQVSSIDWPSGSSATIQYTALDSHLARYQNPREADAMTKVQAELDETKIILHNTMESLLERGEKLDDLVQKSEHLGNQSKAFYKTARKQNSCCEIM, encoded by the exons ATGAAGCTGTACAGTCTGAGTATCTTGCACAAATGTTCGACGAAGGCCAACCTGCTTAAAGCGGCATATGATCTATCATCATTTAGTTTCTTTCAGAGATCCAG cGTACAAGAATTCATGACATTCACAAGCGCCCTGATTGTTGAACGGTCAGCGTTGGGCACTCGAGCGTCTGTTAAAGAACAAG AGTACTTGTGTCACGTGTACGTGCGGAATGACAATCTGAGTGGCGTTGTGATCGCAGACAACGAATACCCATCTAGAGTGTGTTTTACCTTACTGGACAAG GTATTGGATGAGTTCTCCAAACAGGTGAGCAGTATAGACTGGCCTTCTGGGTCATCTGCCACTATTCAGTACACAGCACTGGACAGTCACCTGGCTCGATACCAG AATCCACGTGAGGCAGACGCTATGACCAAAGTACAAGCCGAACTGgatgaaaccaaaattattCTG CACAACACAATGGAGTCACTTCTGGAGAGAGGAGAAAAACTGGATGATTTAGTCCAGAAGTCTGAACATCTTGGAAACCAATCGAAAgccttttataaaacg GCACGCAAGCAGAACTCCTGCTGTGAGATCATGTGA
- the ccar2 gene encoding cell cycle and apoptosis regulator protein 2 isoform X2 translates to MRQRVFTGVVTQMQEHHGIVDQEVHFPVSVVVGRVPVVGEKVLVKAVQDPLKSINWMAQRVQTLNGQPFKSPPPLLPSMSTNTKPGILGNKPQPLLKSPKIPPLIPSMQPNPGGMIQMPHHQQMPWNGPFEGWGGGRKRHLEVMGGRRGGRWEDSSGGSWGGDPVHQKRKRWRAVSEDEVPKKSASINIHSRPLFSCFSRDTQSCDPLELQRRYPHLQRPSDLFHLQLSWTESFPPNHPLRLRGPCLFHAGSHKPETAATVSESTDSTFTVRVLLLSTPCLEDFYSLCCNLSKDGQRQKDAVHPTTLFKFMVIDIGGELHLPGGSWSSSTDGAEPVKDSQTLINTAVRCVKHQTDVDLSACTQWHRMAELKYLSEGKTETVVVFLPDVWSLIPTETEWTHLRHEQQNAESTPPEVPSLVFNPAAGVNLSVVCLSSLLELQSTQTRDSCEVSLMAEMFSEMLQRDFGLQLYQCLCSLPQGPSVSPSCHKEDNSTSVEDKAEKTEQQLAKKKATDAIKRRVKETDEQEDTDGISAKEKTEPAEKPLDHVKESQTQTGGGDAQSSMTSDNQTSKDNERPPGWTAELPRKVLLSWTFFDRQLTGSVREQDLLNILLSLGLCISPAQALDLVRKTTVNGICVYRNLCSRWTDTDHADDVIIAEGNKALLPVQPGKEKASARRSSPNHKTDVVNYKGNVINIPNLLRSLESSRTAQHELEKQIAALQSRLEAAEAIDSSSQQDMSQHEELKRNLQKAETLNKTYERSLRENTSKMMSVIEKMQKMVEQTAALTDAEDVKEKM, encoded by the exons ATGCGGCAGCGGGTTTTTACCGGGGTGGTCACTCAGATGCAGGAGCATCATGGGATTGTTGATCAGGAGGTTCATTTCCCAGtgag TGTTGTGGTGGGTCGCGTCCCGGTGGTGGGGGAAAAGGTCCTGGTAAAGGCAGTTCAGGACCCCTTGAAATCCATAAACTGGATGGCTCAGAGGGTCCAGACCCTCAACGGACAG CCCTTTAAATCTCCTCCTCCACTGCTGCCGTCCATGTCTACAAACACGAAGCCTGGAATTTTAGGAAATAAACCACAACCACTGTTGAAATCTCCTAAGATCCCACCActgattcccagcatgcagcCAAATCCAG GTGGTATGATCCAGATGCCCCATCATCAGCAGATGCCGTGGAACGGTCCATTTGAAGGTTGGGGCGGGGGGAGAAAGAGACATTTAGAGGTCATGGGTGGACGGAGAGGTGGACGCTG GGAGGACAGCAGCGGAGGTTCGTGGGGAGGAGACCCCGTCCACCAAAAGAGGAAAAGATGGAGGGCCGTCTCAGAGGATGAAGTGCCAAAAAAGAGCGCGTCGATAAACATACACAGCAGGCCTCTCTTCTCCTGCTTCTCCAGGGACAC CCAATCCTGTGACCCTCTGGAGCTGCAGCGGAGGTACCCACACCTGCAGAGGCCCTCAGACCTCTTCCACCTTCAGTTGTCCTGGACCGAGAGTTTCCCTCCCAACCATCCTCTGCGTCTGAGGGGTCCGTGTCTGTTTCACGCGGGGTCACACAAGCCTGAGACTGCAGCAACTGTCAGCGAGTCCACAGATTCCACATTCACCGTGAGG GTTCTGTTACTTTCAACGCCGTGTCTTGAGGACTTTTATTCACTGTGTTGTAATCTCTCAAAGGACGGTCAGAGGCAGAAGGATGCTGTTCACCCCACAACACTGTTTAAG TTTATGGTGATAGACATCGGAGGGGAACTTCATCTCCCGGGGGGTTCCTGGTCATCCAGTACTGATGGAGCAGAGCCTGTGAAGGACAGTCAGACTCTGATCAACACTGCCGTCCGTTGTGTGAAGCATCAGACAGACGTGGACCTCTCAGCCTGCACACAGTG GCATCGGATGGCTGAGCTCAAATATCTGTCTGAAGGAAAAACAGAGACGGTCGTGGTGTTTTTGCCAGATGTGTGGAGTCTGATACCAACAGAGACAGAGTGGACACATTTACGGCATGAACAGCAG AATGCTGAATCGACACCTCCCGAGGTTCCGTCTTTGGTTTTTAATCCAGCTGCTGGTGTGAATCTGTCTGTCGTGTGTCTGTCATCACTGTTGGAATTGCAAAGCACTCAGACGAGAGACAGCTGTGAG GTGAGTCTAATGGCGGAGATGTTCAGCGAGATGCTGCAGAGGGATTTTGGTCTTCAGCTGTATCAGTGTCTCTGCAGTCTGCCGCAGGGTCCTAGTGTCTCCCCCTCCTGCCACAAAGAAGACAACAGCACGTCTGTG GAGGACAAGGCAGAAAAAACTGAACAGCAGCTTGCGAAAAAGAAAGCAACTGATGCTATAAAGAGGAGAGTTAAAGAGACTGATGAGCAGGAAGACACAGATGGGATTTCAGCGAAGGAGAAGACTGAGCCAGCTGAGAAACCATTGGATCATGTGAAAGAGAGTCAAACTCAAACTGGAGGAGGAGACGCTCAGAGCAGCATGACATCGGACAATCAGACGTCTAAAGACAAC GAACGTCCACCAGGTTGGACCGCTGAACTTCCTCGTAAAGTTCTTTTGTCATGGACGTTCTTTGACCGGCAGCTGACAGGAAGTGTCAGAGAGCAAGACCTCCTCAACATCCTGCTCTCTCTTGGCCTGTGTATCAGTCCTGCTCAG GCGCTAGATCTGGTCAGGAAGACAACGGTCAACGGAATTTGTGTCTACAGAAACCTGTGCAGTCGCTGGACAGACACTGATCACgcagatgatgtcatcattgcTGAAG GGAATAAAGCGCTGTTGCCCGTACAGCCCGGCAAAGAGAAAGCCTCCGCCCGCCGCTCTTCTCCCAATCATAAAACGGATGTAGTGAACTACAAAGGGAACGTCATCAACATACCGAATCTGCTGCGGAGCTTGGAGAGCAGCAGAACAGCCCAACATGAACTAGAGAAACAGATCGCCGCGTTACAGTCCAGACTGG AGGCAGCAGAGGCGATAGACTCCTCTAGTCAGCAGGATATGAGCCAACATGAAGAGCTGAAGAGGAATTTACAGAAAGCCGAGACGCTTAACAAAACATACGAGAGGAGTTTGAGAGAGAATACGAGCAAGATGATGTCTGTCATTGAGAAGATGCAGAAAATGGTTGAACAG ACAGCAGCCCTCACAGATGCAGAGGATGTCAAAGAAAAGATGTAG
- the ccar2 gene encoding cell cycle and apoptosis regulator protein 2 isoform X1 — METQMRQRVFTGVVTQMQEHHGIVDQEVHFPVSVVVGRVPVVGEKVLVKAVQDPLKSINWMAQRVQTLNGQPFKSPPPLLPSMSTNTKPGILGNKPQPLLKSPKIPPLIPSMQPNPGGMIQMPHHQQMPWNGPFEGWGGGRKRHLEVMGGRRGGRWEDSSGGSWGGDPVHQKRKRWRAVSEDEVPKKSASINIHSRPLFSCFSRDTQSCDPLELQRRYPHLQRPSDLFHLQLSWTESFPPNHPLRLRGPCLFHAGSHKPETAATVSESTDSTFTVRVLLLSTPCLEDFYSLCCNLSKDGQRQKDAVHPTTLFKFMVIDIGGELHLPGGSWSSSTDGAEPVKDSQTLINTAVRCVKHQTDVDLSACTQWHRMAELKYLSEGKTETVVVFLPDVWSLIPTETEWTHLRHEQQNAESTPPEVPSLVFNPAAGVNLSVVCLSSLLELQSTQTRDSCEVSLMAEMFSEMLQRDFGLQLYQCLCSLPQGPSVSPSCHKEDNSTSVEDKAEKTEQQLAKKKATDAIKRRVKETDEQEDTDGISAKEKTEPAEKPLDHVKESQTQTGGGDAQSSMTSDNQTSKDNERPPGWTAELPRKVLLSWTFFDRQLTGSVREQDLLNILLSLGLCISPAQALDLVRKTTVNGICVYRNLCSRWTDTDHADDVIIAEGNKALLPVQPGKEKASARRSSPNHKTDVVNYKGNVINIPNLLRSLESSRTAQHELEKQIAALQSRLEAAEAIDSSSQQDMSQHEELKRNLQKAETLNKTYERSLRENTSKMMSVIEKMQKMVEQTAALTDAEDVKEKM; from the exons ATGGAGACTCAG ATGCGGCAGCGGGTTTTTACCGGGGTGGTCACTCAGATGCAGGAGCATCATGGGATTGTTGATCAGGAGGTTCATTTCCCAGtgag TGTTGTGGTGGGTCGCGTCCCGGTGGTGGGGGAAAAGGTCCTGGTAAAGGCAGTTCAGGACCCCTTGAAATCCATAAACTGGATGGCTCAGAGGGTCCAGACCCTCAACGGACAG CCCTTTAAATCTCCTCCTCCACTGCTGCCGTCCATGTCTACAAACACGAAGCCTGGAATTTTAGGAAATAAACCACAACCACTGTTGAAATCTCCTAAGATCCCACCActgattcccagcatgcagcCAAATCCAG GTGGTATGATCCAGATGCCCCATCATCAGCAGATGCCGTGGAACGGTCCATTTGAAGGTTGGGGCGGGGGGAGAAAGAGACATTTAGAGGTCATGGGTGGACGGAGAGGTGGACGCTG GGAGGACAGCAGCGGAGGTTCGTGGGGAGGAGACCCCGTCCACCAAAAGAGGAAAAGATGGAGGGCCGTCTCAGAGGATGAAGTGCCAAAAAAGAGCGCGTCGATAAACATACACAGCAGGCCTCTCTTCTCCTGCTTCTCCAGGGACAC CCAATCCTGTGACCCTCTGGAGCTGCAGCGGAGGTACCCACACCTGCAGAGGCCCTCAGACCTCTTCCACCTTCAGTTGTCCTGGACCGAGAGTTTCCCTCCCAACCATCCTCTGCGTCTGAGGGGTCCGTGTCTGTTTCACGCGGGGTCACACAAGCCTGAGACTGCAGCAACTGTCAGCGAGTCCACAGATTCCACATTCACCGTGAGG GTTCTGTTACTTTCAACGCCGTGTCTTGAGGACTTTTATTCACTGTGTTGTAATCTCTCAAAGGACGGTCAGAGGCAGAAGGATGCTGTTCACCCCACAACACTGTTTAAG TTTATGGTGATAGACATCGGAGGGGAACTTCATCTCCCGGGGGGTTCCTGGTCATCCAGTACTGATGGAGCAGAGCCTGTGAAGGACAGTCAGACTCTGATCAACACTGCCGTCCGTTGTGTGAAGCATCAGACAGACGTGGACCTCTCAGCCTGCACACAGTG GCATCGGATGGCTGAGCTCAAATATCTGTCTGAAGGAAAAACAGAGACGGTCGTGGTGTTTTTGCCAGATGTGTGGAGTCTGATACCAACAGAGACAGAGTGGACACATTTACGGCATGAACAGCAG AATGCTGAATCGACACCTCCCGAGGTTCCGTCTTTGGTTTTTAATCCAGCTGCTGGTGTGAATCTGTCTGTCGTGTGTCTGTCATCACTGTTGGAATTGCAAAGCACTCAGACGAGAGACAGCTGTGAG GTGAGTCTAATGGCGGAGATGTTCAGCGAGATGCTGCAGAGGGATTTTGGTCTTCAGCTGTATCAGTGTCTCTGCAGTCTGCCGCAGGGTCCTAGTGTCTCCCCCTCCTGCCACAAAGAAGACAACAGCACGTCTGTG GAGGACAAGGCAGAAAAAACTGAACAGCAGCTTGCGAAAAAGAAAGCAACTGATGCTATAAAGAGGAGAGTTAAAGAGACTGATGAGCAGGAAGACACAGATGGGATTTCAGCGAAGGAGAAGACTGAGCCAGCTGAGAAACCATTGGATCATGTGAAAGAGAGTCAAACTCAAACTGGAGGAGGAGACGCTCAGAGCAGCATGACATCGGACAATCAGACGTCTAAAGACAAC GAACGTCCACCAGGTTGGACCGCTGAACTTCCTCGTAAAGTTCTTTTGTCATGGACGTTCTTTGACCGGCAGCTGACAGGAAGTGTCAGAGAGCAAGACCTCCTCAACATCCTGCTCTCTCTTGGCCTGTGTATCAGTCCTGCTCAG GCGCTAGATCTGGTCAGGAAGACAACGGTCAACGGAATTTGTGTCTACAGAAACCTGTGCAGTCGCTGGACAGACACTGATCACgcagatgatgtcatcattgcTGAAG GGAATAAAGCGCTGTTGCCCGTACAGCCCGGCAAAGAGAAAGCCTCCGCCCGCCGCTCTTCTCCCAATCATAAAACGGATGTAGTGAACTACAAAGGGAACGTCATCAACATACCGAATCTGCTGCGGAGCTTGGAGAGCAGCAGAACAGCCCAACATGAACTAGAGAAACAGATCGCCGCGTTACAGTCCAGACTGG AGGCAGCAGAGGCGATAGACTCCTCTAGTCAGCAGGATATGAGCCAACATGAAGAGCTGAAGAGGAATTTACAGAAAGCCGAGACGCTTAACAAAACATACGAGAGGAGTTTGAGAGAGAATACGAGCAAGATGATGTCTGTCATTGAGAAGATGCAGAAAATGGTTGAACAG ACAGCAGCCCTCACAGATGCAGAGGATGTCAAAGAAAAGATGTAG
- the ddx56 gene encoding probable ATP-dependent RNA helicase DDX56: MEGLRLEFHEMGLDDRMLKALADLGWAHPTLIQEKAIPLALEGKDLMARARTGSGKTAAYAVPVIQRILTSKQTVREQAVRALVLVPTKELGQQVQTMIRQLTAFCSRDVRVADISSTADISAQKPILMEKPDIVVGTPSRVQAHISAQNLTLSSLEVLVIDEADLLFSFGFEGDLKILLCHLPKIYQAFLMSATLNDEVQALKDLVLHNPVTLKLQGSQLPDASQLQQYSVKCEEEDKFLLIYTLLKLGLVRGKTLIFVNAVERCYRLKLFLEQFSIPACVLNSELPVHSRCHIISQFNHGFYDYIIATDEHELESPASSSQKSQGKGNKKKAGKSGKGKDKEYGVSRGIDFHNVFNVINFDFPSSVESYIHRVGRTARADKPGTALSLISHTELSLLEEVERALIGDASDCVLKPYGFKMQEIEAFRYRCRDAMRSVTKQAVKEARLKEIKQELLNSEKLKTYFDDNPRDLQLLRHDKDLHPAVIKPHLKNVPEYLIPNALKSLVNPLYGRKRRFRTRGVDGMRSSFKKNFKTKNPLKSFRYSKKKHTEKKSSKS; the protein is encoded by the exons ATGGAGGGGCTAAGGCTGGAGTTTCATGAGATGGGTTTAGATGATCGAATGTTAaag GCTCTGGCTGATTTGGGCTGGGCTCATCCCACCCTCATTCAAGAGAAAGCCATTCCACTGGCACTGGAAGGGAAAGACCTGATGGCCCGAGCTCGAACCGGTTCGGGAAAAACCGCAGCCTATGCCGTACCAGTAATCCAGCGGATCCTCACCTCCAAACAG ACGGTTCGTGAGCAGGCGGTTAGAGCTCTGGTCCTGGTCCCGACCAAAGAACTTGGCCAGCAGGTCCAGACCATGATCAGACAGCTGACGGCATTCTGTAGCAGAGATGTCAGAGTTGCAGACATCTCCAGCACAGCGGATATATCGGCGCAGAA GCCCATTTTAATGGAGAAACCGGATATTGTGGTTGGCACGCCATCCCGAGTTCAGGCTCACATCAGTGCTCAGAATCTGACGCTCTCATCATTAGAAGTTCTGGTCATTGATGAAGCCGATCTGCTTTTCTCCTTTGGGTTTGAAGGCGACCTGAAAATCCTGCTGTG TCATCTACCCAAGATATATCAGGCCTTCCTCATGTCTGCTACACTGAACGATGAAGTTCAGGCTCTGAAAGACCTCGTCCTTCATAATCCC GTTACGTTGAAGCTGCAGGGTTCTCAGCTTCCAGACGCTTCACAGCTCCAGCAGTACAGCGTGAAGTGTGAGGAGGAGGACAAGTTTCTGCTCATCTACACCCTCCTGAAGCTCGGCCTGGTTCGAGGAAAGACGCTCATATTTGTCAACGCTGTGGAACGATGTTACAGACTCAAACTGTTTCTGGAGCAGTTTAGCATTCCTGCATGCGTCCTGAACTCGGAACTGCCAGTTCACTCCAG gTGTCACATCATCTCTCAGTTTAATCATGGATTCTACGATTACATCATTGCCACAGACGAACATGAACTAGAAAGTCCTGCTTCAAGTTCCCAGAAATCCCAGggaaaaggaaataaaaagaaagcaGGGAAAAGTGGAAA AGGCAAAGACAAGGAGTATGGTGTTTCCAGAGGGATTGACTTTCACAACGTCTTCAATGTCATCAACTTTGATTTCCCATCATCAGTCGAGTCGTACATCCATCGTGTCGGCAG AACGGCTCGGGCAGACAAACCTGGCACTGCTCTGTCACTCATATCTCACACAGAACTTTCTCTGCTTGAAGAGGTGGAAAGGGCTCTCATTGGAG ACGCCTCAGATTGCGTCCTGAAACCGTACGGCTTCAAGATGCAGGAAATCGAAGCGTTCAGATACAGATGTCGG GATGCAATGAGATCGGTGACGAAACAGGCGGTGAAAGAGGCCCGACTGAAGGAGATCAAACAGGAGCTTCTGAATTCAGAGAAGTTGAAG ACGTACTTCGACGACAATCCCAGAGATCTCCAGCTGTTACGACACGATAAAGATCTTCATCCCGCCGTTATCAAACCTCATCTGAAAAATGTCCCAGAGTACCTGA tTCCGAATGCATTGAAAAGTCTTGTCAATCCACTGTACGGACGAAAGCGAAGGTTCAGAACAAGAGGAGTGGATGGGATGAGAAGCAGCTTTAAG AAGAATTTCAAAACCAAAAATCCACTCAAGAGTTTCCGATACAGTAAGAAGAAACATACAGAGAAGAAGAGCAGTAAATCCTAA